In the genome of Streptomyces sp. Q6, the window CCCGGTGCAGAGCCTGCACGGCGGAGCGGGAGAATGAGGGACATGAGCGACGAGAACCCCACCACCGACCCGGCGGCAGAGCGCATCCCGAACAAGGGCAAGCTGGCGAAGGACCTGAACGAGGTCATCCGCTACACGCTCTGGTCGGTCTTCAAGCTGAAGGACGTCCTGCCCGAGGACCGCTCCGGGTACGCCGACGAGGTCCAGGAGCTGTTCGACCAGCTCGCCGCGAAGGACGTCACCGTCCGCGGCACGTACGACGTGTCGGGCCTGCGCGCCGACGCCGACCTCATGATCTGGTGGCACGCGGAGACCGCCGACCAGCTGCAGGAGGCGTACAACCTGTTCCGCCGCACCCGGCTGGGCCGCGCCCTGGAGCCGGTGTGGTCGAACATGGCGCTGCACCGCCCCGCCGAGTTCAACCGCTCGCACATCCCGGCGTTCCTGGCCGACGAGACGCCTCGCGACTACGTCTCCGTCTACCCCTTCGTGCGCTCCTACGACTGGTACCTGCTGCCCGACGACGAGCGCCGCAAGATGCTCGCCGACCACGGCAAGATGGCCCGTGGCTACCCGGACGTGCGCGCCAACACGGTCGCCTCGTTCTCGCTCGGCGACTACGAGTGGATCCTCGCGTTCGAGGCCGACGAGCTGTACCGGATCGTCGACCTCATGCGTCTCCTGCGTGCCTCCGAGGCGCGCCGCCACGTGCGCGAAGAGGTCCCGTTCTACACGGGCCGCCGCAAGTCCGTCGCCGAGCTCGTCGAGGGTCTCGCGTAAATCGGTTGTCGCACGGTCATGGCTCGGGCTTTCATGCGAAGGTCCGAGCCCTTGACGTAGAGGTGGTGTTGTATGCCCACGGCCCTCGGGACCGTTCTCGCATCCGCTGCGTGAACTCCCGGATGCGAGACGGGAATTCAGCTGACCGCTGTCCCTTCCGTATCGCTCAGGAGTCGTTTCCACGATGTCCCGCAACACCTCACGACGGGCCCGCACCGAGGCCCGCGCGCAGTCCTTCCGCTGTCTGAACTGCGGCCTCGACGTCTCGATGACCGCCGTCGGCACGGACCACCGCAACCACTGCCCGACCTGCCTGTGGAGCCGTCACCTCGACGACACCCCGGGCGACCGGGCGGCCGACTGCGGTGCCCGGATGGAGCCGCTCGCCATCTCCGTACGCGGTGACGGCGAGTGGGTGCTCGTCCACCGCTGCACGCGCTGCGGCGTACTGCACGCCAACCGCACGGCGGGCGACGACAACGCGCTGCCGCTGACCAGGCTGGCGGTCAGGCCCCTGGTCCAGTCGCCGTTCCCGTTCGAGCGGCTGGGCGCGCTGTAGCCCGACCGCGTGGCACACAGGAGCGGGGCCCGGGGCACTGCCCCGGGCCCCGCTCCTCGTGCTCTGAGCTCTCCGAGGGGCCCTAGCCGCCCAGCGGCGTCGGCTCGGCGTGCGGCGCGCAGGTCGCGGCGCGCCGCATCGGGACCTGGCCGTCGAGCAGGTACGCGTCCAGGTGGCCGTTGACGCAGGCGTTCGGGCCGCCCGCGATCCCGTGCGTGCCCGCCTCCCGCTCCGTGACCAGGACCGAACCCGCGAGACGGCGGTTCAGCTCGCGCGCGCCCGCGTACGGCGTCGCCGCGTCCCGTTCGGCCGCCAGGATCAGCGTGGGCGGCAGCGCGCCCGGCCGGGTGCGCACGTCGACGGGACGCTGCCGCGGCGCCGACCAGTAGGCGCACGGCAGGTTCATCCACGCGTTGTCCCACGTCTCGAACGGCGCGACGCGCGCGAGCCGCGAGTTGTCGCGGTCCCAGGTGTCGAAGTCCGTCGGCCAGGGCGCGTCGTTGCACTCGACGGCCGTGTAGACGGCGTTGCCGTTCTCGTTCTCGGCGGCGGCCTGTGGCGCCGGCGCGGCCTGGCCGATCAGCGGCTTCGGGTTGCCCTTCAGATACTCGGACAGCGCCACGGCCCGCATCGGCCAGTAGTCGTCGTAGTAGCCCGTCTGAAGGAACGCCGCCTGCAACTGGCCGGGTCCGACCTTCCCGCCCGCCGGCTCGTGCGCGAGCTGCGCGCGCGCCTTCTCGTACGAGTGCAGCACCTCCTCGGGCGTCGTGCCCAGGTGGTACGTGGCGTCGTGCCGGGCGACCCACGCCCGGAAGTCGCTCCAGCGGCGCTCGAACGCGGCAGACTGCTCCAGGTTGTTGACGTACCAGATCTGGTCCGGATCCGGGTTGACCGCCGAGTCGAAGACGATGCGCCGCACGTGCGAGGGGAACAGCTGTGCGTAGACGGCGCCGATGTACGTGCCGTAGCTGGCGCCCATGTACGTCAGCTTCGGCTCGCCGAGCGCGGCCCGCAGGACGTCCAGGTCACGGGCGTTGTTGAGGGTCGTGTAGTGCTGGAGCCCGGGGTTCTTGGCGCAGCCCCGCGCGTACGACTGCGCCTGCGCGACGCGCTCCTTCTTGTACGAGGGCGAGGGGTACGTCGGCGACTGGCTGGGGGCCTTGGCGAACCGCTCGGGATCCTGGCAGGACAGCGGCGCGGAGCGGCCCACGCCGCGCGGCGCGTAGCCGACCAGGTCGTACGCGGAGCCGATGTTCTTCCACTCCGGCATCATCGAGACCAGCGGGAAGTACATGCCGTTGCCGCCGGGACCGCCGGGGTTGAAGACCAGCGCGCCCTGGCGCGCGACCTTCTCGCCGCCCCGCTTGCCGGTCGCCTTCACACGGCTGACGGTCAGCTTGATCTGCCGGCCGTCGGGGCGGGCGTAGTCCAGGGGGACGGTGACGGTGCCGCAGGTGACCGGTTCCGGGAGGTTCTCCACGGCGGGGCAGGCGCCGAAGGTGATGCCGGCCGCCGCGGCGCGCCGGGCGGCGAGTTCCGTGCCCTGGGATTCGGGGGAGGTGGTGCCGGTCGCACTGCCCGCGGGGGCGGCGACCAGGGCCGAGAGGACCAGGGATCCCGCGGCGGCATAAAGGGCGGATGCTGCTCTCATCGCTTGGATGCATCCCTTTCGTCGGGCTCTCGAACCCTTGCGGCTCGGGAACAAAGGGATACTTGGGGCGGTCGTTGGCGATGTAAAGCACCAGGTCGCCGGTGTCGGATCAATGACTCCGATGCGCCACTCGGGCGTTTCTCAGCTCACTCGGCCGTGGCGTTCCGGGCGCCGCCGAGTGCCGCCCGCATCTCCGGATCGTCCACGGCGCGCACCCCGCGCACGGCGACCGCGAGCAGCGATCCCGTGCCCCTGGGCAGCGCGGCGAGCAGCCGCTGCCCGGTCGGGGAGGCCCAGCGCGTGTACGGGTGGATCTCCATACGGGCGATGCCCAGGCAGCTCACGGTGAGCAGCAGCGGCAGCGCGAACCAGAGGGCCACCGGCGTCTGCCCGGGGTCGGTCTGCCCCGGCATCAGCACCGCGACCGCGCCCAGCGCCACCACCCCGACGGTGGCCGCCTGCACCTGCCGCACGGCCCCCGCGACCGTCGCCCGCTCGGCGTCCGGCACGGCCAGCCCCGTCGCGACGAGGTGCTCGGCGAGCGCGCGCACGGCCTCGCCCGCCGCGGCCGCGGCCCGCAGCGGGGCTGTCCGCGACTGCCCGGCGGGCCCGATCGCGCCGAGCACGGAGCGCTCCAGGTCGTCCCGGCCCACGGGGTCGACGACCGTCGCCCAGCCGGTGTGCGCGAGCAGCAGGCGGCGGGCACGGGCCATGGACACCAGCGTCACGTCGGCGACCCGGACCGGACCGCCCGACAGGAACGCCGTCTCGTACAGGGACAGCTCGTATCCCCGGTGGGCGTCGCCCGCGCGGCGCTCGCTCTCGGCGGCGCGTACGGCGGCCAGGCACAGGCGCCCGCAGGACGCGATGGCCACGCCGCAGGCCAGGACGAGAAACAGCACCCAGAACATGCCGTGTTTCTACGACAGTTGTCCGCGTATCCGCTACGGCTCGTTCAGTATGCGGACAACATGTCAGCGGTGGCTCGCCTTCCGCTCGGGCGGCTGCGCGTCCTGCGGGTCCCGCGCGTCCTGAGGCCCCTGCGCGTTCTCGGGCTTCTTCCGCGGCCCCTTCGTTCCGGAGGCCCCGGGTTGCCGCTCCCCGTCGTCCTCGCCCGGGGGGCGGGACGCGGCGGGCGGCAGCGGGTACGAGGTCGTCGGCGACGGCGTCACGGGCGTCGGCTCGTCCGGCGACGTCGTCGGTCCCGGCGGGGCGGGGGAGCGGGTCGCCGGCGGCGGGCTCGCGGTGGCGCCGTCCCTGGCGAGCGAGTCGAAGTCGACCAGGCCCGTGGCCTCCAGGACCTTGATGTGGTCGAGGACCGTGGTGTTCGCGTCGTCCGCGAGGTCCCGGACGAGGGAGTTGCGGGTCGACGCGCGCACCTGGGCCACCAGCGAGAACACCTGGCCGTGCGCCCGGCGCAGCACGTTCGCGAACTTCCGCTCGTAGTCCTGCCCCTGAGCGGCCGTCAACTGCCGTAGCCAGCCCTGCTGTTGCTCGTTCGGCTGATTGGGCAGCTCCAGGTTCAGCTGCGCCGCGACCTCCCGCACCCGCGCGTCCAGGAAGGTGTGCCCCTGCACGAGGTGCTCGCCCGCCGTCTCCACCGCCTTGCTCGGCGCGCGCTCCTCGGCCTGCTGCCCGGCCGGGAGTTCCCACAGCCCGGCGAGCCGCACCTTCGTGATGAAGATCCGGTCGGTGGCCGACAGCGGGCCGAATCTGGTCGACACGGTCTCGGCGTTGAGCGTGTCCAGACCGGTGCCCGAGCGGTCCGCGTACGACCAGATCGGGAAGACGAGCGCGGCGAGGGTCGCCAGCAGGCCGGTCACGATGAGTGCCGTGCCGTTGACGCGGTGGGGTATGTGTCGTCGCATGGTGCCTCCTGTTGCGGCACCGCACGCTAGTGCGCCTCGGGCGCGGGGTGCCAGGCATCAGCATGGACTACGTCAACCACCGTACGGGACAAGGGGGTTGTGCGGCTCGCGCGCCCCGCTGGGGTCAGTACGCCGCCGCTGGGGCGGGCGGGGGAGGCGGCTGGAACACCGGCGCGTCGGGGGGTCCGCCACGGCCGGTCATCCCCGGCGCAGCGCGAACCGTGCGGCCCGCAGCGCCCGCGCCACCGGGCGCCCCGTGAGCGGCGCGGGACCCGAGCGCTCCAGCCACCACTGGGTCAACCGCCGCCGCGCGCCCGGCTCCTGGACGGCCTGCGTGAGGAGCAGGTCCTCGGCGAAGTCGAGCGCGTCACGCCGGTAGCCGCCCGCCATGGGCCGCCGCTGCGCGTACGCGAGGAACGCCGTGCGATACGCCGACGCCCCCAGGACGACGGGGAGTTCGGGCGCCACCTTCGCGACGATGTCGGCCCGCTTGCCGGCCAGGGCCCGGCTCTGCACGGCGAGCCGGGCCCGGTCGAAGCCCTCGGGGGCCGGGGTCCCGGCGACGAGCGAGGAGAGCAGGGCGGCCTGGGCGAGCCCGACCCGTCCGCGTACCGACTCGTCGACGTCGCTCGCGTGCACGGGAGTTGAGCGGGAACCAGGGGGTGACGGGGTGGCTGCCGCCGCGGCGACGGTCTCGCGGATCGTCGCGACCTCGCGCCCCAACTCCCCTTCGTCCTCGGGGAAGTTCTCGTCCCGCTCCAGCAGGACCCCCGGCGGCGTCACCCGCGACGCCAGGTCGGCCAGGATGTCCAGGACGGGGCGCGGCACCGGGTGGGCGTGGCTGTCGTGCCACACGCCGTCCCGCTCGAAGCCGCCCGCCACATGCACGTACGCGATGGCCTCGACCGGCAGCTCGTCGAGCGCCTTGGCCGGGTCCTCGCCGCGGTTCACGTGGTTGGTGTGCAGGTTCGCCACGTCGATGAGCAGCCGGACGCCCGTGCGCTCCACCAGCTCGTACAGGAACTGCCCCTCGGACATCTCCTCACCGGGCCAGCCGAACAGCGCCGCGATGTTCTCCACGGCCAGCGGCACGGGCAGCGCTTCCTGCGCGATCCGGATGTTCGCGCACAGCACGTCGAGCGCGTCCCGGGTGCGCGGCACGGGCAGCAGGTGCCCGGCCTCCAGCGGCTGTGTCGCGGTCCGCTCGCCGCCCGCCCGTACGAACGCGATGTGCTCGGTCACCAGCGGCGAGCCCAGCGCCTCGGCGCGCGCCGCGAGGTCCGCGAGACGCTGCTCGTCGGGCCGGTCGGCACCGCCGAGACCGAGCGAGACGCCGTGCGGCACGACGGTGACGCCGCGCTCGCGCAGCCGCAGCAGGGAGTCGGGCAGATGTCCCGGACACAGGTTCTCGGCGACGGCCTCGACCCAGTCGATGCCCGGCATCGCCTCCACGATGTCGGCGATCTCGGGCCGCCAGCCGATCCCCGTACCCAGGTGCGTCAGATGCTCCATGTGCCCGTCCCCCTCCTGCTCCGTGCAGGTCTTCTGACCCCGGCGCGCCCGGCCGAACCCCTGAAGGGGGACGTTCAGAGCTAGATCTGAGGTTTCCCGACGGGGTCCCGGCCTACCGCGCGGCGGGTCGGCGCCGGGGGTCCCTGCCCAGCGCCATCAGCATGCGGTCGAAGGGCAGGGCGCCGGGCGGCACGGACACCGGCGGTGCGAACGCGGCCCCCGGCCCCCGCGCGGCCGCCCCCGTCGGGACCCGCAGAGCGACCTTCAGCGCGGCGGCGACGACCGGCTCGGGCAGCTCGACCCCGGCGCCGACGGCCACCGCGACGTCCCAGGCGTGGACGGCGTGGTCCACCAGATGGAACCCCACGGCGCTCCGCGCGGGCCAGCCGCCGCCGGGCCCTGGCCCGGGGTCCAGCTCCGGCAGCGTGAACTCCCGCTCGGCGGTGCCCGGTTCGGCGAACGCCGCGATCAGATCGAGGGCGGCGTCCCGGTGCGCACCCGCGGGGTCCGCCTCCGCCCATGCCTCCCGCCAGACGTCGGGGTCGCCGCCCCGGCCCCGCGCGGCAGCGGCGAAACCGCGGTGCTGAGCCGTCATGTGCGCGACGAGCCGGCGCACCGTCCAGGCCGCGCAGGGGGTGTCACGGACCCAGTCGTCGGCGCGGACCAGGCCGACGAGACGTACGGACTCCTCCACGGCGACGCGGTCCAGCGTGACGAGACGGGTCAGGTCGGTCATCGGGACGCCTCTTCCGGCCAGGGCGTCGCCCCGACGAGCAGGTCGTGGGCGGTGCCCCAGGCGGCCGCCGCGTCGAAGCGCGGCTGGGACCAGAGGGTGGCCCGCATCGTCCCGTGGGCGCGGAACGCCCCCGCGATCCGGGCGTGGTCGGGGCGGCCGACGAACCCGGCGATCGCGGGCCCGCCGGACCACACCGAGACGGCTCCCGAGCGGCGGCGCCGCGGATCGGCCCAGAGCCACATGCCGACGGCGCCGTCGGTGGCGGGCCAGCCGCGGCGCAGGCGAAGGCCGTTGAGCGCGACACCGAGCGCGCGCCGGTGCCCGTCGGCGGTGAACTCCGTGACGCTGATCCAGACCGGGGCGTCGGCCGGGTCCGGGTCGGGGCCCGGCTGCCAACGGGCCCGCAGGAGGGAGGCTTTCGTGCCTCGACGTGTCGTGCCTCGATCTGTCCTGTCCCCAGACTTCATGCCTCGACCATAAAACTAAACGAACGGTCGTGCTGAAAGTTTGTCCAAGAAGTGGGCGGAACCGCGCAGTCGACCCTGATCCGCCCGGCCCCGCCCGCCGCTCGTTCAGTCGGCCTCGCTCACCGGCGCCCGCCGAACTCCCAGTCGTGCACCTCGATCCCGGCGTACCGCTCCACGCCCTCCAGGACGGCCCGCGCGGCGTCCGCGTCCGCCGCCCGCAGCAGCGCCGCCGTCCCCAGCCGTGCCGACCCGTCGTCGGACAGCAGCGGCCCGAACGCGATCAGCTCGTCCCGGAACGTGGCCGGTACGGCGAGGTCGTCCACGGGCCGCTCCGGGCCGAGGCCGAGCACGAGATAGCGGTTGCCGCCGCTGCGGCCGCCGGGGAACTCCCACATCGTGCGGCCCAGCAGATTGCGCCACCGGCGCACCAGCACGTCCCGGTAGGCGCCGGCCTGCCACCCCGGCTCCTCGAACGCGAACGCGCGGGCCGCGGCCGCGTCCGGCAGGTCGACGATGTGCACGCTGCCGGTGGGTGTCTCGCCGTCGGCGCCGAACGTCGGGCCGCGCGCGATCAACTCCTTGTCGAAACCGTCCATGTAGGACCAGTGGGCCTCGACGAGCCGCTCACGCAGCGCAAGGGAACCGGGCCGGTCGCGGTGGTAGCAGAAGAACTCCATGACCGCAGACCCTCCCGCACGGAGGGCCGCCGCTCAACCGACTTCCGGCGCCAGACCCGGATCGGTGACCTGCGCGGAGAGCCGCGTCGCGATGCCCACGCGGGCGCGCCGGTAGCCGGCCGGGTCGCCGTGCAGTACGGAGTGGGCGTTCGCCATCTCCATCAGGGCGATCAACTCGAAGGCCAGCTGCGCCACTTCGGTGTCCGGGCGCAGCTCGCCCAGGTCCCGCGCCTCGGCCGCGCACCGCTCCACCAGCTCCACCCAGGTGCGCTGCGCCCCGGCCAGCGCGTCGTGCACCGCGCCTTCCCGGGCGTCGTACTCGGCGAGCACCCCGGAGAAGAAGCAGCCGCCGGGGAAGACGCGCCGGCGCGAGTACTCCAGCCAGCTCTCGCACAGCGCCCGGAGGCGGGCGATGCCGGGCGGGGTCGTGAAGGCGGGATCGACGACCTCGTCCTGGTAGACGCGGGCCGCCGCGCGGACGGTCGCGAGCTGGAGTTCCTCCTTGGAACCGAAGAGGGCGAAGACGCCGCTCTTGCTGAGCCCCAGTTCCGTGGCGATCCGGCCGAGCGACAGGGCTTCGAGCCCTTCCACCGAGGCGAGGTCGACCGTCCTGCGCAGCACGAGCCGCCGGGTCTCGTTCCCGCGCTCGACCCTGCCGTCCACCACGCCGCCCGCCTCCGTCATACGTCCATGATGAGGTACGGGGGAGCGGCCGCCGCCGGCGGCTGAGCCGGCATCGGCGGCGGCCCGCGAGCGCGGGCTCACACGTCTCCCCCGGCGTGTGTGCACGCGCTCACCGTCCCCACCGGCCGGAGGGGGCGTGCGGGAGTTCGCCCCGGTGTGCCAGGAGGACGTGTGACCGGGGTCGAATGTCGGCGAAAACGCCCCCGGCCGCTGTGGGTGCTGCGGTCGTACGTGCCCGGGGTCTCGGGGGCGATGCGCGGGCGGACTCAACGGAGTCGACCCGTCCGAGTGTGAAGAAGCTCGGCTGTCTCGATGCTAGAACTCCACACGCCGGGCCGCCAGGGGGCGAATCGGACAGGTGCCGGTGCGGTCGCCGAACTCCGTCCGCCCGCCCGGCGGTCACGCCGGGAGTGCCGGACGGGCCAGGTGGTGCGGCGCGGGCAGGAGAGATCTGGGAGACAGGCCCTAGGCCGGGTCCGCGGTGCCGAGTCCCGGCAGGGCGCCGCCCGTACGCGGCCCCTCGGCCACCACCGTGCACGAGCCCGGTGCGATCTCCGTGAACCCGGCGTCCCGCACCACCGGAAGCCCGGCGCGCGTCAGCGGCTCCCAGCGGGCCGGGTCGGCCGTGCGCACCGACAGCGGGAAGCCCGCCTCGCGCCACTCCTTGCGCTCCGCGTCGGACAGCGCCCACCAGGCGAGTTGGGCCCCGTGCCCGGCCTGCGCCATCGCCTTGCCCGCCGTCATGTCGAGGTCGGGGTTGAGCCACAGGACCGGGGCCGTGGTGTCGGGCGCGGCCGGCGGCTCCGGGTCGGTGAGGTCCGTGCCGGAGACCTGGAGGCGGGCGAGGTCCTTCGGCCAGCCGTCGAGCGGGACCGGTGGGAAGACCCGGACCTGCGCGCCGCCACGGCCCGTGACCGTGATCCCGTCGAGCGCCTCGGCGCGCCGCCACTCCGCGCCCCTGGCCCGCCGCACCACCTTGCGGATCCGGGCGTCCTGCCAGTCACGCATGACCTGCGCCCACTCGCCGTCGCCGAGCGAACGCTCGTCGGAGAGGATCACCAGCACGGCGCGCGCCGCCGTCTCCAGCGCGTCCGTACGGGCCGGGGGCTCGGCGCGCTCGATGCGCACGACGAGTGGCAGCACGAACTGCGGTGCCTCGTCGCGGGCGGTGCGCTCGTCGCGGAACGGACTGTCGGAGGCCGGGGCCGTCGGCGTGGTGCCGGTGTCATCGCTGGTCACGCCCTCCAGTCTGCCAGCACACCCCGCACCGCCTCCCGCCCGCCGGTCACCCCCTGCCCCGCACCCACGCCCCGTACGCGACCATGACCGCATGCACACCACCGACCCGCTCCCGGCCCACCTGGCGCTGCGCACGGTCGGCCGCCGCTACGGACTCGGCGGCCCCTGGGTGCTGCGCGGCGTCGACCTCGACGTGCGGCCGGGCACCCTCGTGCGGGTGCAGGGACCCAACGGCACCGGGAAGTCGACGCTCCTGCGGCTCGTCGCCGGGATCGACGCGCCGAGCGAGGGCCGGATCACCGGACGCCCGCGCACCGCGTACGTACCCGAACGCTTCCCGGCCGCCCTCCCCTTCAGCGCGCTCGGCTACCTCACCCACCTGGGCCGCGTCCACGGACTCGTCCGGCGCGAGGCCGTACGGCGGGCGGGGGAGTGGCTGGAGCGGTTCGGCGCCGACGGGTACGCGCACACGCCGCTCGCCGCGCTGTCCAAGGGCAGCAGCCAGAAGGTCGCGGTGGCCCAAGCGCTGCTCGCCGCACCGGAGCTGCTCGTCCTCGACGAGGCGTGGACCGGCCTCGACACCGCCGCCCGCGACGAACTCGACCGGGCCGTCGCCGAACGCACCGCGGCCGGCGGCGCCGTCGTCTTCGTCGACCACGACCCGCGCCGCCTCGCGGGCGCCGCCGACGCCACATACCTGATCGAGGGCACACGCCTCCGCCGTGACGGGGAGGCGAGGTGCCGACGGTCGTCGAAGGGCCGCGCGTCGTCGTGGAGGCGACGGGCCCCGCCCACGACCCCGAGGGCCTGCCCCACCCGCACACCCTCACCCGCGCGGACGCCCGCACCGTACGGATCACCGCGCCCGCCACGCACTCGGACGCCGTCCTGCGGGCGCTGCTCGACGCGCGGCCGCCCTGGCACGTCGTCGCGCTCCGCACCGAGCCCGCGACCGCCCCCACGGAGCCCCGATGACCACCGCACTCCTCGCGTACCAGTCGGCCCTGCTGCTCCGCTCGCAGCGCTGGCTCGCCCCGGTCGTCCTGTACGCCGCGTTCGTCGCGATCGGTGTGCAGGGCGGCCAGCCGGTGCTCGACTCGCTCGGCTACGCCGCCGCGTCCCTGCTGCCCG includes:
- a CDS encoding DUF4142 domain-containing protein, with product MRRHIPHRVNGTALIVTGLLATLAALVFPIWSYADRSGTGLDTLNAETVSTRFGPLSATDRIFITKVRLAGLWELPAGQQAEERAPSKAVETAGEHLVQGHTFLDARVREVAAQLNLELPNQPNEQQQGWLRQLTAAQGQDYERKFANVLRRAHGQVFSLVAQVRASTRNSLVRDLADDANTTVLDHIKVLEATGLVDFDSLARDGATASPPPATRSPAPPGPTTSPDEPTPVTPSPTTSYPLPPAASRPPGEDDGERQPGASGTKGPRKKPENAQGPQDARDPQDAQPPERKASHR
- a CDS encoding TIGR03086 family metal-binding protein, whose translation is MTDLTRLVTLDRVAVEESVRLVGLVRADDWVRDTPCAAWTVRRLVAHMTAQHRGFAAAARGRGGDPDVWREAWAEADPAGAHRDAALDLIAAFAEPGTAEREFTLPELDPGPGPGGGWPARSAVGFHLVDHAVHAWDVAVAVGAGVELPEPVVAAALKVALRVPTGAAARGPGAAFAPPVSVPPGALPFDRMLMALGRDPRRRPAAR
- a CDS encoding alpha/beta hydrolase; amino-acid sequence: MRAASALYAAAGSLVLSALVAAPAGSATGTTSPESQGTELAARRAAAAGITFGACPAVENLPEPVTCGTVTVPLDYARPDGRQIKLTVSRVKATGKRGGEKVARQGALVFNPGGPGGNGMYFPLVSMMPEWKNIGSAYDLVGYAPRGVGRSAPLSCQDPERFAKAPSQSPTYPSPSYKKERVAQAQSYARGCAKNPGLQHYTTLNNARDLDVLRAALGEPKLTYMGASYGTYIGAVYAQLFPSHVRRIVFDSAVNPDPDQIWYVNNLEQSAAFERRWSDFRAWVARHDATYHLGTTPEEVLHSYEKARAQLAHEPAGGKVGPGQLQAAFLQTGYYDDYWPMRAVALSEYLKGNPKPLIGQAAPAPQAAAENENGNAVYTAVECNDAPWPTDFDTWDRDNSRLARVAPFETWDNAWMNLPCAYWSAPRQRPVDVRTRPGALPPTLILAAERDAATPYAGARELNRRLAGSVLVTEREAGTHGIAGGPNACVNGHLDAYLLDGQVPMRRAATCAPHAEPTPLGG
- a CDS encoding TetR/AcrR family transcriptional regulator yields the protein MTEAGGVVDGRVERGNETRRLVLRRTVDLASVEGLEALSLGRIATELGLSKSGVFALFGSKEELQLATVRAAARVYQDEVVDPAFTTPPGIARLRALCESWLEYSRRRVFPGGCFFSGVLAEYDAREGAVHDALAGAQRTWVELVERCAAEARDLGELRPDTEVAQLAFELIALMEMANAHSVLHGDPAGYRRARVGIATRLSAQVTDPGLAPEVG
- a CDS encoding peptidyl-tRNA hydrolase produces the protein MTSDDTGTTPTAPASDSPFRDERTARDEAPQFVLPLVVRIERAEPPARTDALETAARAVLVILSDERSLGDGEWAQVMRDWQDARIRKVVRRARGAEWRRAEALDGITVTGRGGAQVRVFPPVPLDGWPKDLARLQVSGTDLTDPEPPAAPDTTAPVLWLNPDLDMTAGKAMAQAGHGAQLAWWALSDAERKEWREAGFPLSVRTADPARWEPLTRAGLPVVRDAGFTEIAPGSCTVVAEGPRTGGALPGLGTADPA
- a CDS encoding YciI family protein yields the protein MEFFCYHRDRPGSLALRERLVEAHWSYMDGFDKELIARGPTFGADGETPTGSVHIVDLPDAAAARAFAFEEPGWQAGAYRDVLVRRWRNLLGRTMWEFPGGRSGGNRYLVLGLGPERPVDDLAVPATFRDELIAFGPLLSDDGSARLGTAALLRAADADAARAVLEGVERYAGIEVHDWEFGGRR
- the hemQ gene encoding hydrogen peroxide-dependent heme synthase, translated to MSDENPTTDPAAERIPNKGKLAKDLNEVIRYTLWSVFKLKDVLPEDRSGYADEVQELFDQLAAKDVTVRGTYDVSGLRADADLMIWWHAETADQLQEAYNLFRRTRLGRALEPVWSNMALHRPAEFNRSHIPAFLADETPRDYVSVYPFVRSYDWYLLPDDERRKMLADHGKMARGYPDVRANTVASFSLGDYEWILAFEADELYRIVDLMRLLRASEARRHVREEVPFYTGRRKSVAELVEGLA
- a CDS encoding RNHCP domain-containing protein; the protein is MSRNTSRRARTEARAQSFRCLNCGLDVSMTAVGTDHRNHCPTCLWSRHLDDTPGDRAADCGARMEPLAISVRGDGEWVLVHRCTRCGVLHANRTAGDDNALPLTRLAVRPLVQSPFPFERLGAL
- a CDS encoding TIGR04222 domain-containing membrane protein; translation: MFWVLFLVLACGVAIASCGRLCLAAVRAAESERRAGDAHRGYELSLYETAFLSGGPVRVADVTLVSMARARRLLLAHTGWATVVDPVGRDDLERSVLGAIGPAGQSRTAPLRAAAAAGEAVRALAEHLVATGLAVPDAERATVAGAVRQVQAATVGVVALGAVAVLMPGQTDPGQTPVALWFALPLLLTVSCLGIARMEIHPYTRWASPTGQRLLAALPRGTGSLLAVAVRGVRAVDDPEMRAALGGARNATAE
- a CDS encoding DUF692 domain-containing protein is translated as MEHLTHLGTGIGWRPEIADIVEAMPGIDWVEAVAENLCPGHLPDSLLRLRERGVTVVPHGVSLGLGGADRPDEQRLADLAARAEALGSPLVTEHIAFVRAGGERTATQPLEAGHLLPVPRTRDALDVLCANIRIAQEALPVPLAVENIAALFGWPGEEMSEGQFLYELVERTGVRLLIDVANLHTNHVNRGEDPAKALDELPVEAIAYVHVAGGFERDGVWHDSHAHPVPRPVLDILADLASRVTPPGVLLERDENFPEDEGELGREVATIRETVAAAAATPSPPGSRSTPVHASDVDESVRGRVGLAQAALLSSLVAGTPAPEGFDRARLAVQSRALAGKRADIVAKVAPELPVVLGASAYRTAFLAYAQRRPMAGGYRRDALDFAEDLLLTQAVQEPGARRRLTQWWLERSGPAPLTGRPVARALRAARFALRRG